The Ficedula albicollis isolate OC2 chromosome 1, FicAlb1.5, whole genome shotgun sequence nucleotide sequence AACGATcaaaaatggaatattttttcaggtAAGCACTTGGCTGACGGCAGTCGGTTGGGTACAAAGCAGCAATCATGCTTATCTTTCTTAAAACATTTGTGAAATGTCACAGTGGTGCTTTGCATCACTTCAGGCAAATCAGTGACTGGTACTGGGAGGAACAGCAAGCCAGCAGGATCCAGGTATTTTAAGGTAAACCCCCAAGGAACTGCAGGCATTTATAACTAATCAAGATcacatccagcacagcactgcacacatTATACATCTTAACAGTCTGTACACAGTCAGATTAAATATTCTGATGAACCTATACAAAAGTTCTTCACAGCCAATACAAAAACTTTACCATCTGCTGTAAGCAGAACTTCTAAACCTTTGTTACAGCAAAATGTGCCATAAATACAAATTatgtagaaattaatttatggGGAAACTTGAACAGCCATCCTTGAAAGCATTACTTTGGTTGTCATTCTGAGCacatgaaacaaacaaaaatccttcttcctgaaagacagaaataatgaTTACAACATAATGGCAACCTTAAGCAATGTACCCAGCTGTGTGAAGGCAACCTAAAAAGAGTTTTAGGAAGCTTACTAAATTCGGAAGGAAACACGAACAGAACAGACAAACAAACCACTGCAGGTATAACTGAAAACACTCCAAAACCAGACCAGAGAAAATGAATACAAACAAATGTGAGAGTGTCTCAAGTGAGGCTAAGGTGAGGCCCCACATGGTTGGGATAAGCAGCAGCTTTAGAAAGGCTTAGCTTAGTGATGAAGTGGGACTCTATGATAAACAATCCTACTACCATCATCCTCCTCTGTGGAGAGGAAAAGCCCTGTGCCCTGAAACAGCACCCTTTTTAACACTCACTGGTACCAGCACACTCAGATCTACCCAAGGGAAAGAGACCACGGCCAACCAAACCACAGGTCCTGCTGAAACAGGGAAGGGGAACATCCTTGGCTGGTAACGTGCAAACCATCTACTGAAAACCAGGAGGGTGAGActcaggagaggaggaggcagagggacaggCTGCAGGTGACAGCCCATGCTCAGCTGTGGAGTTCAGGAGAACACGGGCACTGCCACCATggctggtgacagcagccagTTTGTGAAGGGTGACAGCCAGTGGGCATGGGCCATTGAGAAAGTAGAGAAGGTGACTGGTAAGGGACGAGAAAGTTCAACTCACTAGTGAAATAAACATTAACAGCAGGATGACTCGGGAAAACTTGGCTGAAAAATGCATAGCACTGGCAGATAGCAAGAGAGCACGATTTCCAGGAACAGAGGAAATAGAGGGGTTGTGCCACCCTCTTCAGTGTAGCTGGCTGTTTAGAGTTGCTGCCCCAGACAGAGGACAGGCTGTCCACTATTAACTGGCACTAGGGTAACTCGGGCAGATTCCCAGatctctcttccctcctctgccctACACTACACGGGCAATGAGTgactgctgagcagagcagttttCACATGGTGCAACAGCACAGAACTATTGAAATGTGAGTGACTCAGAAAGGCAACACGTTTAAGACAAGCTGCTGAGGCATCTCAAAACAGTTGTCCTCAGCTCTAATCTCCAAATCACTCTGCACATAACCCCTTGAcaagagaaaagcacagaactCCACCCTGCTCTGGCTAATCACATAAGAAGTTCTCTATTTATCTGCAGCAGTAAGAATAATCTCCAAGAGACTACTATATTTAGCTAAGAATCTTAGAGGCAATATGTCTTCTTACGTAGCTGaaaagcccagccctgcacaaacCTGAGAGTGCTTTCCATCTATGTCACCCACAGATGAGAACACATTTCTCCAGAGAAACCTACAGTCTTGACAGCACATGAAAAGAGATTCTTTGCCTGTGAGAGAAAGCAAGTTATGAAAttgcttttcctggttttgtacCTAAAGGACTTCTTTTTCTCagtgtacttttttttctcttcttctttttaatgaaagatgATCAGTTGGGAACCCACAGTCCTTCTGAAGTAGCCACACCTCCTTTAAAGTCCAAGGAAACTGGGAAGGGTGTTCAGTGATAAGCTCAAGTCTCTCATGACTGTTCTGCAGTAGACACCAGGGCCTGAGGGACTCTAGCAGGGATCATAGCTTATTTTCATTCCCTGTATATCACCCTCAATGTTTTAGTACCTCAATGAAGATCTGATTCAATATGATAAAAATCCTTGGACTTGAGTCAATGTATGTATGGACTCATTCTTACCAGGAATGCTTCAGACTAAGAAGTAAAAATCCACACCCCCACAGGGCAGGCACTTTTCCCCAAAGCAGACTACAGTAGGCTGAACTCGTGTTTggttttccagaagaaaaaaacgTGTAATGTCACCTTAAAGAAAATTCACTCTAAAAAACCATCTCTGGATAAGCTgttctaatatttattttacttcttggCTAGGAACTAATATCTCAGctcaaaatttaatttgttcagCTTCCGCTTCCAGCCATAAGATTCTAATGAAGTCTTCATTATTATCAGGTTTACACTCAGTTCAGTTTACAGTgagattttaaacatttttagaaaCTACATCTTTGCTGTACCCTTAGGTATGTTGTTTCAAGGGGAAAAGAACACCTCTTCATTATTATaacagtgcccagcacaggagagagaACTGAATAGTAGCTGAAAAATACATCAAGAACCAATTTCCCAAGGAGAcacttccctccctcctcccaagTGCATCTGCATACTGCAAATTTTGGAGCTAGTTCTCAACACCATGCACCCCCTCTTAGAAAAAAGGTGGTTTTCTTCTCCATTCATCTTGGTAAAGAGAAATCtcaaataccaaaaaatccagttcagtttaattccatgaaaattctttaaaattcagaagaCAACCACAAAAGCTGTAGAAGCAGCATTTTGAGTGGCCGTCACTCCTAATTCCATCTGAGCTACAACAAGCAGTTTTAAATGCTTTACTAAGAGAACCTTTGaaccaaaaaaattcaagcTTGCATATTCAGTTTCTATGTAGAATTGGTGTCTAAGAATTGTGCTCTAATTATTTGAATTAAGTTGAAATCAAAAAGTGGGAAATTTGAGAGCAGTAAGAACTGAGTGCCAGAGGGACTGGGGTTTTCAGTTGAACAGAATAAAGATTAATACATTTTCCCAAGAAACAGCCGAGTCTGAGATGCATAAACAAATCTGTTTAATTTACAGCCGAGCTACTATATTACACAATTGGTTTATATAAGTTCTTCCCAGTAGGATGAAAAGCCTCTCCTGTCTTTAATCTGATTACAATTAAAAGATcaaatttaaagtattttctagTAAGCCTACATGGATTTGTATTTAACAGTATTGTGCTGGGTGTCACTAACCTACAAAGATGACTTCTTATTTAAAAAGTGGGTAAAGAGACTTGCTGATGTAACTTGTATTTTTCTGCCTTGTCCTTTCTGGAAGCAAAGCTGGCATTTAATgcatttcactggaaaaaaaatccctaaagcTACCTGTAGGGAAATTCATACTTGCTTAGAACAGCCAGGAACTCAGAGCTTGAATCAAGGCTGCAAAAGAACCAAGTATGGATGTTAGCAGGAGCAGCAGTACCTCAAGGGAATCTGGTTTTGTAGACTTCATCCCAGGACCATCATGCCTTGGGAGCAGAGATAGCATTTGGAAGCCTTACATTTTCACTTTTGTTACTGgtaagttaaaataaaaattaacagcaaaatcTTATTAATCTAAGGAAAGAAACACAGGCTCAAAAGTGAGATTTTATTCATATTTGTTACTTATGCACAACCCGAAGTATGATAAAACTGATAAAAACAGCCTAGAATAGTGTTTACATCACTAAATTCAATTCACATTTCATCCATAAAATACCAGAAGGAAAATGACAACATTGCAGGTTCAGAAAAACAGGTTGGCTACTATGACTGAAAAATCTACACTATCTTCACTGGTCACAactgtttgctttgtttaatGCTTATTACTTAATATAAGCACAAATTACAAAATTTCAGACACACTCAACTTCTGTGCTCATAAAATATATCTTCTGTTGTATCAAATTTCAGTAGATTGGAAAGAATTTTCTGCTGAGACATTTCATTCCAGCATGTATCAAAAGAACATCGAGAGTGCTCTTACCACTGTGCTCATCACTGTGCAGTGATGTAACACTGAGGTCCCAGCTGCACCTTCAGCTGCCTGAAGAGAGTAATTTTTCAGGCCACTGTACAAGCACACCATGATGATAAGGATAAGCCATCTCCCACACGTGGTGATGGAAGCCACCATCAGGCTACAGCCTAAATTCTGTCCTCCCTGGTGGACACACAGACCTCAGACTCCAGGacacaaaataaagcaacacttcagctctgcattttaaggcaaaaaaaaccaaccagctCCAATTAGGACGAAGATCAGTGAGCACCTTCAGCTGCCCCTGGTTACCAAGAGCTGTGGGAGCTCAACACTATGCAGAGATTGGTCATACTTTGTGTGATGAATTTTAACACCAGCCCTGAGGCAGCATGTCAACCCCCTACCATAAAGGCAGCCACAGATTGAAAAATCATATGCAGATTAAACAGCAACGCAGTAGCCAACAGTTTGCATGCAAACATCGTGTTAGACTGTTACATTCTCAGGACTAAAACTGTTAATGCTGTAAACACAGGTTAGATAATCACCTTCcacttctctttttattttacatactTCTTTTAGTAACAGATGGGGGGGCCTCACAGAACAAAGGAGGTTTACCAAATGTTAGACCTGGAATTACACAGACTTCTGTTACAAAGACTGTAACTGTAAGCTGGTAAGGAAAGAACTCTTCTCCTGCtatgaataaaatttaaaagcctCATTaggcaaagcagcagcctgactcttgctccagaaaagaaaaactaaacaaaacaaaccatcTTAATACTGTACTgctgataaaaaagaaaagggaaacaaggaaaacagagaCAGTCAAAGCAGACTTCATGGCAGCAACTATGCCTAGGAAAGGACCAAAAaagtgagtgtgtgtgtgtgtatatatatatatggcaTAGTAACTCAACAGCCATCAAAACTGCTTTAACTGCCTGTGTTTTATCCATGGGATGTACTGGGAAAGAAATACATTCAAAGTAAGAATTCTGAGTCAATGTGCTACATGACAACACATGTATAAATCAACAACTGAACTTATTTACACACATTTATACCTACAGGCAGAAAGATCAAGTTTAATACTTGTGAAATGTATCTGATTGCTACACCCAGACTGTTCCAATCTTCAGTAATcgcagcagcagcatttctgcactGCAACAGCCAGACCCAGACTGTTCCAATCTTTAgtaatagcagcagcagcatttctgcactGCAACAGCCACAGGGTTTTCATCAGGTCTATCCTGCTTCCAGCTGATCCTATCGTAAGACTGAAAAGCTCTACAGGTATTTTCAGTTATAGCATGGACATGCATCTGCCACCCAGCAGAGACCCCCCAGCATCTTCCCAACAAGCAGCCAGCAACTTAAAGCTGGTACTGTTATAGACACATCCTGTCTGCTCACCAAATGTTCTGTTTGGATCAGGTGGATTCATTCTTCAAAGTATACATTTCATCATCTGCTACATTTTTAAGATAGAAAGGAAGATAGTATAAAATCAATTCTGTATACATAAAACTTAAGCCCAGAAATGGTTAAAAATAGACTAAGGTGGGCATAATTAGTACCTAATAAAAAAGCTAGAAGTCACATTTATGGAACTCAACACTTCACTCAGCCATACAGTTAGCTGCCCTCAAAGACTAACAACCAGACCAATTCACAAGTATCTAAGTTGCTTAAGTACTTAAAAGAATAAGATGTAAAgtcaaaaaaatatattttatcccTTCAAGAACaggaaagtaaaataaaatgctggttCTGTAACAGTGCAACAACTGCAGCATATTTTGCACGCAGCACGTGTTGCTACATTTAGTGGCACTTAAGTATTATGCAGTAAATACTGAAAGTAAGACAAGTTTCTGATCTGCATAAGCATAATCACATCATTATTACCAGAGTTGCTAAGCTACAGCATTCTGAATAATACCAACTCAATTTCAGCACTTCCCTTACTAGCCTTAATACACGTCAACGTCCTGCTTTACATCTTGCTAACAAAGCAATCACCGAAGCCAAGCGTTTGATGCAGTTGCCAGCAGGCTTGGACCACGTTCAATCTGACCAGTCGTTCTCATCGAACTCGGAGTCGTCGTCGGAGTCGCTGTACTCCACGGCAATGCGCCTCGACAGGATGGTGGCCACGTCATTGCCAACGGGCTCGCGCTTCGCCTCCTGCTCACGCTGCTCCTGCACCTTCTTCAGCTGAATTCCTGCAGAGACAGTTACTCTCAGACAAAGCTTTCCAGGCAAGGGATTTCGTATTTGACACTGTTATTGGTGAGTCTGTTGTACTCTCACAAAATACTCAggaagaaggaggggaaaaagaaagagtatTGAGATAAGAGAGCCTCCTTGAGCAAGGAAgagggaaagacaaaaaaggcAGATGGGAAATAATCCTCAGAGACTGAATACTTCTGTACTTCCAAAACTGTCAACAATATGTTGAAGCTAAATATTCAAGACTGTACAGATCATTTTAACCTGAAGATGAAAGTTTTCAAAACCGTATTTGGAAATACTATTAGACTTACAGCTCCATATTGTAAGTGAGGTCAGGAAGAGTTGTGAGTCATTGGTTAAAACAATCAATGGGCTGAAGCCTGGTGTTGGGTAATTCAGTTCTtctgaagagaagcaaaaatccATGTACATCTACTAGGACTTTACGTAACAAACACAAGTGCTGTGTTCATTAGATTATGTCCACACAAATACTAGAACACGCTTGACAAAGCTGTGCATCTTTAGCTGTTAGATAATGACTCAACCTCATGGCTGACAAATGTCAGAACAGGTGTGTGGTACTTGTGGTTAATGAAAtctgcccagctgggaaaagaagCCATAAACTCATTTCagtggaaaacactgaaaaaaaaaagaaaggaacacCTACAACTCAGTGTGCACTTACCCATCCTGATGGCAGCCAGAAGATCGCTCCGCGCATCGCTCATCGGTGCCTGCTTCGCCTCCGACGCCGGAGGAGCGTGCATgggggaggaagagagggatgcacctgcagcaggagggcctggagggggaggaggtgggccaggaggaggaggagcagtgaCAACAAGCCCACcagaaggaggaggatgagcagCTGGATATGTAGAGCCAGTCACCAGTCCGGAATGGGAAGGTGGCACGGGAAGCTGAAGGGGACTAACAAATGCAGTTTGCGCTGAAGGAATCATagggggaggaggaggttgGGGAGGACCTGTAGGATTGTAATAATCCACCATCTGAGTTGGGAGCATCCTATgtaaacagaataaaaacatttaatgcATTCAAAGTTAGAACTTATCGCCCCTTAAACTACACTTATCCAACctcaagtaaaacaaaaatcaaaagcaatttTAACTGGTGACTTAAATATGCAAGTGATTATACATGTAAGAATTGTGAAATATTGCTGACATATTGAGATTTAAGACAAATATTGAAGTTAAAGGCAATGTCCTTTCAGCACTCTACAAAGTGAGCTTTATATCTTAATTCTCCTGCCCAGTTAAGtataaagctgcattttttattaaacatcTACTCTGTGGGACTGTTAAGTGCAAAGTCTTTGATGAAAAAGGGACTAAGAAAACTGCAGACTACACCCTTCAATTCCATAGAAGATCAAGAGGTAATAGAGGACACAGACATGGAGAACAATGGAAAGTATGAAAGGAAAGATTTTCCCAAAGGTAAATGTATCTCATGTGCTTCTTCAGTCAAATGTATCAGTTTAAATACGGCTTAATTAAATTGATACATTTAACTGATTCTTTAAATAGGAGAGCTcaattcttcattaaaatgtCATTGAAAGAAAtcttaatcagaaaaaaagtgagaatTTATAAGAGTTACGAAGCAGGTAAAGAACTAGATACAGGAGACAGGAGTTGAAGCGAAGTGACTGATGACACTGAGTGACACATGCCGGTGTATGGCAACAGCAACACCCTAACAATGGTCATGGACCTGAGGACTAAGCACAGTAATGCCTTAAACACTGGAAACAACAGAGAaagggcaggctggagcagtcACTCCTGAGTCATCTGCAGCATGTGATATGCATTTATGATAGCTATGAGTCAGGCAAATGCTATCCCAGGATGCATAAAGCAAGGATGACAAACCTTGGCTTGCACAGTAGACAAAACAACACAGACAAGAATGACTACAACTTTCCTGGCATTACAACTTGAAAGTTTAAGCTATTTACACAAAAGAACAGACAGACTCATtagaaaacagatgttttcttGCTACAGGAGAACCAGAACTCTGGAGCAAGCCTTCCTTCAGAATGCATTCAGGCAAAATATCTACACGGGTGTTTGATAAATCTTTGTCTTGAATTAAAAAGTGGCATTCCTCCTGTGGCAGTATGGAATTTGTGTCTGAGAGGACCCCTTCCAATTCTGTCAAAAGCTTCTCTAAAAAGGCATTTCAGGGATGCAACAAAGACTGCCAGACTAATCACAATCAACAATATTCTTTCTGCACATTTCctgaagtttaaaatattatccAAATTATCCTGTAACTACTTTCCACTTTAAAGGAAAGTTATCCCTTCTTTAATATTGTATTAGCACCCTTAATATTTTACAATCACACTGACTTCACCAATACACACTTCATTCAATACAAACTTCATCATTTCTGCTTTCACTATTTCTTCACTTAAATTCAGTTCATACATAGAAATTTTACCAATTTTCTTCTGTCCTCCCCAAGGAGGTAACTAATGTATTTGGGGTCTTTTTCTTTGATGCATTACACATTGCAACGGTTACGAAAAAACACGCATTCCTCTGGCTTTGCCAAGAATCCCCTAGAATAAACCAGATTTACCCATATTCAGCTGGTACCACAGGtactgagctgtgctggccatCTGAAGGCTGGGGTGGAGGCGGAGGTGGTTGCTGAGGTCTGTTTAAAGTGGCGTGCCGTACAGTGGTGGAGGGTGGTCTGTATTCATGCTCATGGCTTTGGGATGCTGCCATGTACTGTGGACCATCTCCTGCTCCATAGGAAGGCATCGCTATCTGCTGATGGAGGGAATGATTCGGAGTAGCAGGATAAGAATAATCTGTAACATCAGATGCATGGGACCTAAAATTACAGTAAATTGAGGCAGAAGAACAGATTATGTGAGTGTAACAGGGCATTATCCAAATAACTGACAAAACAAGCTAAAAAGAATACAATCggcattatttttcttgcaagaGGATTCCCCGATTTATCAAGCACCACTGCCTTTCAAGTCCAGAGAAAGCACAAGAATTTTAGTAGCCATAAGGAAGCTTACATTTTGTTGTCAATGATTTTGACAGTCCATTGTTTGAAATGATAATACTTACCAGCCTGCCTCAAGttaacaagcagaaaaagaaaagcaatactGCAAGCACTTGCAATTATGCAGAAGAACGTATTTCACCAATGCAGAGAAAACCAATTTCAAAAgttagaaaatgctttttatttgtttgcacAATTAATTTTGTTGGAAAGGCTTAATGAAACTGGGAAACGTAAGTATTAGTTGAGCAGAGAGTTCATAAAGATACAAAGTCTAGGATGCTCTGTCAAATAAGCCCAAGAGAGGGAGCAAAAGGATCTTTTCATCCCATTACTGTGAAGACTTGTTTTAGTAATGAACAATGGTGCAGCCTGGATTTTAGTGAGCACAGTGAACTGATGCACTTATCTGTGAGACTGGAAGCAAGGTAAGCAACAAAAAGCCAGGGCTttgagcaaaacaaaataacaaaccCTTTGGGCATTTTGTCCTCTTTCATgcttcctgcctgctccattTTCTTTGCGTCACTCATGAACTCAATgcccattttccttctctcccactcttcttttcttgttcttacTTTTCTCACATTAATTTGCTGGTTTCTGTTTGGATTCAGCTTGTGTTTCTCTCTCTAAAGTACAATAAGTATAACAAATACATTGTAAATTGCCAGAGACCAAACATTGGGATGTCAACATTTAATGCTTAGGTCTTACAACTAGCAAACGAGAAGAAGAAATACAACGAGAAGAAATacaacctttttctttttttacttaacagtagaaaaaaaaagcccacagtATAACCAAATACACTTATTTGGGATCTGACTTAAAAATACTACTCATGCAGTAGCTGGCAGCATGAAAACGTCTCTCAAGCCGGTACATATTTCTACATGTATGGGTTTTTTATAGCTTAGGTCTACTCcaaggtgaaaaaataaaaagtcctcTTCTCCACCTCACTAACATTCTCAGAATTAATCCTTCATGGATGTAAAACAGATTTCAGGACTCAATGTCCACGATTTGATTCattgaaatgtaaaatactccatagtttataaaatataaaaggctTATGTAAGTACAAGGTATCTGTCACACAAACAACATCCAAATCCAACACAGAAACACATCCTACAGTTTCTGcttaaaaaatcccacagattGCAAATATCACAGATATCTGCAAACAGCCAAACACATGTTGACATTGCTGGGAGATAAAAACAAATCGCTTCAGTATGATAATTTAAACTCAGGAATCCTGGAAACAAGGtgttaaatctgaaaaaaaaaatggactcAAAGTGTGAAACAGATCTCCTGATGAAAAAATCCACACCTTTTACAAGATTAACCTATGTAAAATTTTGTTAGTTTGCAGTGTTTCATTAAGACTAACAGGAGACAAAGTTTTGCATTAGAAACTATGAAATGAAACCAAATAACAGTTTTCAGACAGGGAGGGAGTCTAAATATATTACTGAAAGAccaataaaaatatcaaatactGTGTTTCAATTACAAATTCATTACTTTTCACAAAGACCACAACATTACAAAGTTCTGagcagattttcttcttttaaattagtCACCACTGGACAGTGGACTAACAGTATCAGTCCACACTCCTGCAGTGGTAGCTGCCTCCTCAACCTAGCCGTTCAAcagtttaaacattttttccagtggattctatttatttctatgtTTATTGCTAGCACTTAATCACAACAGACATAGAAAATAAAGTAAGTGGGAAAATCCTCTGGTGAGATCAGCTTAGTGTAAAAACTAAGACTTCAATGCACATCAGGTAACTCCCACTGAGCTCAAAGGGAATCTCAGTCAATGACGAATTCGGCTGTGCACCTCTAAACAgagatttttgttatttcaaaCAATAACATCTCATCTGGTTTTGTAGTTTGCTTTTCAGACTACTGTAACATCAAAAAGCTGAACTCTTCTCCCACTCAAGCATTCTTTACAGGCGAAAGTATTCTCGACTGAGTagatcacagaaaaatatttgttaagcTACCAGCAGAGCACCAAACAACAAACTAGACACTAAGGAAGAGCTACTGACATTTTCTAGTAGAGGCTTAAATGCTTTGTAACTACAGCTACTGAAGATCAAATACAATCCATGCAGCAAACACTTCTTTCTCTGCAATACATAACATTATGATGACAAAATGCTCATGTgaagctgaggaagaaaaaaatcattacagaATCTGTTATGTcatttatgctttaaaataaatttgaaaagaatattttaaacatgCACTGTATGTTTTGTCTAACTATTCCCATCCTGTAAAAACACCTAATTCTACTCAGTATTGCTGAACATACAACTGTGGTATAACAAACAGCTTTGCTGTGAACAGACCTAGTATCTGGGGACAGTGATCCCTCGGAAGATGCTCCATGGTACACACTTTGAGACAACCTGTTGTCAGGTCTAAGCTCTTTGTCATATGCCATCATATTCCACTCCTGGCGTCTGTTCCTGGCTTTTCTAACCTTTTTCACCTCACGGGTGGTGCCATCTATACGCTTTTGCTCCTAATgtccaaacaaaagaaataaagcatgcaaagagagagaaaaaaaaggaaaggaaaaaagctggtTAAAATGCAGTTAGAGTGCATGAAAATAAGACCAGATTTACAGATGAAGGCAAGTCTTCACAAAATTTCTCTGCAGTGAAAATAATATCTCCTTACACTAGGAACCTCATTAGTAGCAGGACTCTTGATTTACCTTGGTTCTGTAGAATGCATGTGCTACTGTGATGCCAATCTCCTGGTTTTCCTAATACAGAAATGTGACCAATTTTGAAAGCCAGAAAGTTGACATAATATCTTTTATTTAGACCACCCTGAAGCACTTGTAATTTTCATCTCCTGAAAATCAGACTACGGAGAATGTCAAATAAGCTCTGGGCTATTCTGGTTATCCATTATGGTCACAATCAACAGGGCCTGGGGAAGTATGGAGAAATTGGACACACTTTCCTATTCCATAGTTtatgtgaaattatttctgtttaccttcctctcccttcttAGATCTAATTAACTACAGAAAATCCTCCTAGTTTCTTCTCATTGTTGTTTCCCATTCTCTGATGTAAAAATGAATTGCACTAATTCTCTATGCAGTGAGTCAGTAAATATTCAGGCCAGCAGTATATTACAACCTGATAGATTCACAACTGACTTGGCTGCTTATATCTTTCAACATAACATCAGGCTCAACCAATGTCAATTTTTATCATACCTATTTATCTTTACATCACTGCTATCAAGATCTCCTAATATTGGGACACAATGCTTTCACACCTTGGAAACGTACTTGCTTATTTCTGACTACTCAGCATGAATATAAAAAACATACTGGTGCCTCATCACAACAAATGAACAACGCCTATTTCTGACTACTCAGCATGAATATAAAAATCATACTGGTGCCTCATCACAACAAATGAACAACACTGCTCAATTCAGACTGAGAAGGGTTTGCTACTCCTTTTCTCAGTAGTCATGAGAGcacagagggtttttttcaatcAGCTCTAGATCCCACACCTTAGAATACACGTTTTTATCTATTAGTTGGTATTAGGCTTTTGGCTGTTAGAAAAACAGTTTCTCAGGAAACAATTATAATGCTATTCTGAGACTGCAGTCAATGAATTGTATTGAGAGAAGAGCTTGGTCAAGTTCTGGTAGGCAAGCCTTTTAAATGGGGAATCTAGACCCACAAAATAAGGGATAATAGCTGGAAAGCCAGCTCAACAAAAAGTTCATCAGAGATGAACTTTTCTTACTCCAACTGTCAAAGAGCActgagtaaataattctgaaataatgtGTTAGCATTACATAACTAACAAAAGAACTATCAAATGGCTTACTTGCCCTTGTTTTGGATCTTTTGCTTGTTCATGCATGTTTGCATGAGAGACCTGCCGACCCTGCTAACATTTAGAGTGACAGAAAAGACTTCTTGAAGTTCAACACCCAAATGTTTTGACAACTCTTGCTCATTTCTACTGTCAACAGATTTTTGGTCTGATTTATGT carries:
- the WASF3 gene encoding wiskott-Aldrich syndrome protein family member 3 isoform X1, which encodes MPLVKRNIEPRHLCRGALPEGITSELECVTNSTLAAIIRQLSSLSKHAEDIFGELFNEANSFYIRANSLQDRIDRLAVKVTQLDSTVEEVSLQDINMKKAFKSSTVQDQQVVSKNSIPNPVADIYNQSDKPPPLNILSPYRDDKKDGLKFYTDPSYFFDLWKEKMLQDTEDKRKEKRRQKEQKRIDGTTREVKKVRKARNRRQEWNMMAYDKELRPDNRLSQSVYHGASSEGSLSPDTRSHASDVTDYSYPATPNHSLHQQIAMPSYGAGDGPQYMAASQSHEHEYRPPSTTVRHATLNRPQQPPPPPPQPSDGQHSSVPVVPAEYGMLPTQMVDYYNPTGPPQPPPPPMIPSAQTAFVSPLQLPVPPSHSGLVTGSTYPAAHPPPSGGLVVTAPPPPGPPPPPPGPPAAGASLSSSPMHAPPASEAKQAPMSDARSDLLAAIRMGIQLKKVQEQREQEAKREPVGNDVATILSRRIAVEYSDSDDDSEFDENDWSD
- the WASF3 gene encoding wiskott-Aldrich syndrome protein family member 3 isoform X2, producing the protein MPLVKRNIEPRHLCRGALPEGITSELECVTNSTLAAIIRQLSSLSKHAEDIFGELFNEANSFYIRANSLQDRIDRLAVKVTQLDSTVEEVSLQDINMKKAFKSSTVQDQQVVSKNSIPNPVADIYNQSDKPPPLNILSPYRDDKKDGLKFYTDPSYFFDLWKEKMLQDTEDKRKEKRRQKREKHKLNPNRNQQINVRKVRTRKEEWERRKMGIEFMSDAKKMEQAGSMKEDKMPKGSHASDVTDYSYPATPNHSLHQQIAMPSYGAGDGPQYMAASQSHEHEYRPPSTTVRHATLNRPQQPPPPPPQPSDGQHSSVPVVPAEYGMLPTQMVDYYNPTGPPQPPPPPMIPSAQTAFVSPLQLPVPPSHSGLVTGSTYPAAHPPPSGGLVVTAPPPPGPPPPPPGPPAAGASLSSSPMHAPPASEAKQAPMSDARSDLLAAIRMGIQLKKVQEQREQEAKREPVGNDVATILSRRIAVEYSDSDDDSEFDENDWSD